The Candidatus Poribacteria bacterium genome segment GTTATTAAACAGCACCGCAGCACCCGCCTTGCACGTCACCATCATCTCTTCGGGGTGTTCTGCGTAGCGCAGGTAGGGGTTTGCTTCGTTGTGGAAACTCAAATGGGATCTCGGCACTATGCGGAAAGGCGAAACTTCGGGGATTAAATCGTCTAGGTAGTAGAGGACACGGATAATTTTGGGACAGGTGTACTCCGCACTGAAAATCCGGGAGCCCCAAGGTTGACCGTCGCAGTGCAGACTGATGCCAGGGTGTCCGGGCTCAGATCGGGAGTAATCGTAGGACATCAAAACAACTTGATCGCCGCACAACTCTTTGAGGAACTCAATCATCGGTGGATACGCAATCAGCTCAGAGATCGCGCCGCCGGCGAACTGGATGCTTGACTTCCCCCGTTGATGGACACTGTAGTCTACGTGCGTCGTTTCAAGCTGCGATGTTTGGGCTTTGAGACGCGCAATGTGGTCCGCATCAAGCAGATCTGGGAGAACCACGTAGCCCTCGACCTCAAGCTGCTGAATGCGCTGACCGAGTGTGAGTTGGCTCCAGTCCCGGTCGTCTATGCGCGGCGTCCCAACCTTTGTTTGGGCGGAAGCAGATACATTTGACATGGCTCAATCTCCTCTCCTGAAATTATCCGGTTTCCTGCTTGAAGGACTCGTACAGATCTGGAACACCCGCCTCGTAGGGGTCTCCATCGTGGG includes the following:
- a CDS encoding phytanoyl-CoA dioxygenase family protein, with translation MSNVSASAQTKVGTPRIDDRDWSQLTLGQRIQQLEVEGYVVLPDLLDADHIARLKAQTSQLETTHVDYSVHQRGKSSIQFAGGAISELIAYPPMIEFLKELCGDQVVLMSYDYSRSEPGHPGISLHCDGQPWGSRIFSAEYTCPKIIRVLYYLDDLIPEVSPFRIVPRSHLSFHNEANPYLRYAEHPEEMMVTCKAGAAVLFNNYVFHGNYPNVGTYPREALQLSYRPTWAGPAAEVEPWDKNEVAKLSPVVRELMGDRNARIWIYEGGNKPPNMPHEAPGMNPSRWERE